Proteins encoded in a region of the Haloarchaeobius salinus genome:
- a CDS encoding helix-turn-helix domain-containing protein, with protein sequence MQSLDVTLHLPDEVRLPAPEWFDLGDDFVREELLAWHTDEDRGVDYFLALVVGDLDATRDALAELDAVLDFELVPVDGDTFYAYVELAIGSETTAWRSPLEAQDIVVVPPVVFDPHGSVQLTVLGDPDALRGVVDGVPEFVGVEIERVGEPRGIGGALAGRVTARQLEALAVGRELGYYEVPREASLADVAGELGCSESAASTLLRKAERGLVDAAFG encoded by the coding sequence ATGCAGTCGCTCGACGTGACCCTGCACCTCCCCGACGAGGTCCGGCTGCCCGCCCCGGAGTGGTTCGACCTCGGCGATGACTTCGTCCGCGAGGAGCTGCTCGCCTGGCACACCGACGAGGACCGCGGCGTCGACTACTTCCTCGCGCTCGTCGTCGGCGACCTCGACGCCACCCGCGACGCCCTCGCCGAGCTCGACGCGGTCCTCGACTTCGAGCTCGTCCCCGTCGACGGCGACACGTTCTACGCCTACGTCGAGTTGGCCATCGGCTCGGAGACGACGGCCTGGCGGTCGCCGCTCGAGGCACAGGACATCGTCGTCGTCCCGCCGGTCGTGTTCGACCCCCACGGCTCGGTCCAGCTGACCGTGCTGGGCGACCCGGACGCACTTCGCGGCGTCGTGGACGGCGTCCCCGAGTTCGTGGGGGTGGAGATCGAACGCGTCGGCGAGCCGCGGGGCATCGGCGGGGCGCTCGCCGGTCGGGTGACGGCTCGCCAGCTCGAGGCGCTCGCCGTCGGACGGGAACTTGGGTACTACGAGGTGCCCCGGGAAGCGTCGCTCGCGGATGTCGCTGGTGAGCTGGGCTGTTCCGAGAGCGCCGCGTCGACGTTGCTTCGGAAGGCCGAGCGTGGGCTCGTGGACGCGGCGTTCGGGTGA
- a CDS encoding cytochrome P450, with amino-acid sequence MGETNQRHVQSDGDDEGSAVAAETPPGPDGLPLLGKTMSFFRGGLDWGTELRDEYGDVVAFDALGREFVAVYDPELVEEVLVARNDEFRKGEFETAAGDAIAPGGLVFTEGELWRRDRRLLQPAFTPDRIRSFADVMVDTTAGAVDRWDDGATVDLGAVCPRLTLDVLTRTLLDVELDGADGDVVREAADAITDRASAGTLATPDWLPTPNKRRYRRARSELDDLLVELVAERRADGAGDHDDLLATLLDAEYPDGSLMDEQRLRDQLVTFLFAGHETTSLALTFALWLVAGDDEVRRGLDDEFERVLGDADPTFADLPELELTDAVVSEALRLYPPVYLLYRQPVADTTLGGYAVPEEATLLLGTYAVHHDPRWWDDPEAFRPSRWLDDDADRPEYAYFPFGGGPRHCIGMRFARMELRLALATILQRCRFERVSDELDVEPGATLDVGTVELRVEKR; translated from the coding sequence ATGGGCGAGACGAACCAGCGACACGTGCAGTCGGACGGGGACGACGAAGGGTCTGCGGTGGCCGCCGAGACACCGCCGGGGCCTGACGGGCTGCCGCTACTCGGGAAGACGATGTCGTTCTTCCGGGGCGGCCTCGACTGGGGGACCGAACTCCGCGACGAGTACGGCGACGTGGTGGCGTTCGACGCGCTGGGCCGGGAGTTCGTCGCGGTGTACGACCCCGAACTCGTCGAGGAGGTGCTCGTCGCGCGGAACGACGAGTTCCGGAAGGGCGAGTTCGAAACCGCCGCCGGCGACGCCATCGCCCCTGGAGGGCTGGTGTTCACCGAGGGCGAGCTGTGGCGGCGCGACCGACGGCTGCTCCAGCCCGCGTTCACGCCGGACCGCATCCGGTCGTTCGCCGACGTGATGGTTGACACGACCGCCGGGGCCGTCGACCGCTGGGACGACGGCGCGACGGTCGACCTCGGTGCGGTCTGCCCGCGGCTCACGCTCGACGTGCTGACGCGGACGCTGCTCGACGTCGAGCTCGACGGCGCGGACGGCGACGTCGTCCGCGAGGCGGCCGACGCCATCACCGACCGGGCCAGCGCGGGCACGCTGGCGACGCCCGACTGGCTGCCGACGCCGAACAAGCGGCGGTACCGGCGCGCACGGAGCGAGCTCGACGACCTGCTCGTGGAGCTCGTCGCGGAGCGGCGTGCCGACGGCGCGGGCGACCACGACGACCTGCTCGCGACGCTGCTCGACGCGGAGTACCCCGACGGCTCCCTGATGGACGAGCAGCGGCTCCGCGACCAGCTCGTCACCTTCCTGTTCGCCGGCCACGAGACCACGTCGCTGGCGCTCACCTTCGCGCTCTGGCTGGTCGCCGGCGACGACGAGGTCCGGCGGGGGCTCGACGACGAGTTCGAACGGGTCCTCGGCGACGCGGACCCGACGTTCGCCGACCTCCCCGAACTCGAACTGACCGACGCGGTCGTCAGCGAGGCGCTCCGGCTCTATCCGCCGGTGTACCTGCTCTACCGCCAGCCCGTCGCTGACACGACCCTCGGTGGCTACGCGGTGCCCGAGGAGGCGACGCTGCTGCTCGGAACCTACGCCGTCCACCACGACCCGCGCTGGTGGGACGACCCCGAGGCGTTCCGGCCGTCCCGCTGGCTCGACGACGACGCCGACCGCCCCGAGTACGCCTACTTCCCGTTCGGCGGCGGCCCCAGACACTGCATCGGGATGCGCTTCGCCCGGATGGAGCTGCGGCTCGCGCTGGCAACCATCCTTCAGCGGTGCCGATTCGAGCGCGTGAGCGACGAGCTGGACGTCGAGCCGGGCGCGACGCTCGACGTCGGGACTGTCGAGTTGCGCGTCGAGAAACGGTGA